The genomic region CTCTCAGGCCTCCAAACTTCTCCTGACCAGCGGTGTCCCACACGTTGTACTTGATAGGTCCTCTGTTAGTGTGGAACATCAGTGGGTGAACCTCTACTCCCAGAGTAGCTAGAATTACAAGCAAAGACAATATGTATAAGAGCAAAATATgctgaaaaagtgtgtgtgtatatatatatacatacacacacacacatacatatatatacacacatattatatatatatatatatatatttatatgattatacacacctatatatatatatatatatatctatatcataCACAtcatatattacacacacatacatattatacttatataacatacatattattacccacacatacatatatatatatatacacacacatatatacacacacatacatatatatacacacacataatatatatatacacaccacatatatatatcacacatccacataacatatcacacacaccacccatatacccacacacacatacaccacacacatcacacacacacacacatatatacacacacacacacacatcacacaccattatatatatatatatatatatattatatataatattatatatatatatatatatactatacacaaacacacacacacacacacacatatatacacacatatatatatacacaccacacacacataatatatacacacatcatataacatttatatatgtgtgtgtgtgtatatacacatatacatatatatatataatgtattatacacacacacatatatataatatatatacacatatatatatacatacattaatatatatatatacatatatagtgcTACTTCATTTAGATTGAatgaagagaaacaaaaatacCTTACAGGGTCGCGCACAATCAGAGGATCAAGCTTTAACGCAGTGATTATAACCTGAACTATAAGGATATTTAGGAACTATCTATATATAGTAAACAATGCAGATCCGTTTATCCTTCTTTTAGTGACCAAGAAACATTCTAAATGAGACATTCAAGTTAAAAAGCTGACAGTTagtgccatctagtggacaaactatgtaaCGGCGACACTGTTTCTAAATTACCTCAAACCTAGTTTGGCATTTACGTACTGTGCACATTCTTGATATTTATGGGCAGACATGTACACCACTACATCAGAATGGGAGGGGCTCAATATGGGCCCACAGCTCGAGTCTTGACCCGGAGCCATGGAGCCAGCTGGTCTGGCCCTGCTAATTGATGCTTAATTTACTGCAAAATGCAACCATCTGAGTTGAGATTCCATGTTAGTTCAACGAGTTTAACTCATCTGTAATATAATGATACTCACCAACATATTTCTTCTCAAACTCTCCTGTAATGTGCCTTTTCACAAAAGTCGTTTTTCCGGTGCCTCCATCTCCTACCAGGACGAGCTGTAGGAAAGATACAACGTTAGCAGTTAgtttagctagctagactgGTTGGTACCGGTTCGATAGGCTGAACATTAGCACGGCTAGCCTAAATACCACAGGTACAGTTATCTGGACTTACAAGACATAGCCACATAGTAAAAATGTGTGatattatacaaaaaaacacttgcCTTGAACACCGCCACCGGTACACACTGTGCCATTGAGTCCGCCGTGGTTGCGATTTATCTAAACAAAACAAGGCGGGATAGTTAGCTAGCGGACAGGAGCCTGACGAAAACATGCTAACAGTCTTAAATACCAATCAGTAACGTTAAGCAAGCTGTGTTGGCTTTTACCGGTTTTGACGTCAGGTTTGGGGGAAACGGACGCAGTCACAAATTTGTTAAAAGTAGTTATTCTTGACgcagtttagctagctagctacattacAGTCAATAGTACACGTATTCCACCGCCGGTTACCTAGCGATACCCGATTCTAGTGTGTTCTATCCAAGCTAACGTCCCGACACGTTCCCACGCAACGTTGTCGTTACGTCTGAATGCGTTCAAACTACACTGTATGTCAGACAAATACACGTAAAGCACAACACTATTTTTGGATGAAAACACGACAAGCTCGCTTCTGGACCAGTATTTTGACGCACGCGGTTGCGTAACGTTAGTTTGAGTGCGCCATATAACGCGCGACCGCACTTTTCCCTTGTTCGACTGGAACAATCGAACTgcaagacattttaacatgttcCATGTTGCAGTTGATGGCCAACTTACACAAGTTGGAACGTCAAGCTGAACTGAAGCATTTAAGATTGGTAAAGTCAATAATAGCTAATAAACTAGAGTAATATAAGCGAGTCTCAAGAACAAAGCAGTGGAATGAGGGAGAGCTGTGCTTGCTAACCTTTTAGCTAGCACGGCATGGAAGCCATTCTAGCCACCGAGCTAACGGCTACGTTAGCATAAGAAAATCAACGGCCTATAGTAGTTGCTCGAGCCTCACAGGGTTACAATTGCAACGCCAGATTAAACCAAATTATACCTTTAAGTTTCCCGTTGTTTTAACTGACTTTACCGataaaaacaaacttgaaaTATCGGATGGCCCGCAATGAGAGAAGAATATAGAGACTCACCGGTGTCACTGccaagagagaaaagaggtaAATGGCTGCGTTCGCGGGAGATTCAGCGTGGACTATGAGTCAGTTTCCGCCCATATCATGTGATCACCGCAGCGGTAAAACGCATTTGATTTTTAGTGCGTGTGCTGTGGTATTCACAAACCATGATTCAGCATGTCTGAGTCTTAAAAAGACACATATCTAGAAAACGCACTAAAATATAGCCCTATTTACAACCGGCATTAAAGCTAATAAAGTTACATTATCGTTCTGTACTTAACTCAATGACAAACTTAAAGCAAATGCTACAATTATGACCATGTTCacccattgtttttgtttaaactgaGTAATTAGGGGCTAAGTGCAATGCTTATTTCGTAATTGATTAATCcgctgattattttctcaataacTTAGGCTAATTATTTGGAATggataagagaaaaaaagtcatcacAAGTTTTTAAAGGCCAATATCCAAACCCTTGTTTAATCATAtaagacagagaaaaagcagAGTTGATTgaataactttgttttgttcacCAACAGCCAACCCGAAAATATTTACTGTGAGCCAATCTCCACACTTTTACAGATAGCTCCAGAAACAGTTTGGCATTATTGCTTGATAAACAAAATAACTTAATTGACTGAacaattaatcaactaattgtcTCAGCGCAAGCGTTAATGCAATAGGTGAATGAATGGTTGAAgttttaaaacatgatttatttcAATATCTTAAATACCATaacattacatacatatattcttTTAGAAATGTCCTACCTATGTCAGATAAAACCTTACTTTACCATGCATACTGAATCACAGGGTCAGTCCCTGCCCTGTCACTGCAAGCGTCTCATTGTTATACATCCCTAAGTACATTCatgtggatttttgttttagtattttttcttttattgtccaAATTATCCATTTGGATTTGTTGTTTTATCGTCTTgtttatgatgtatgtgtatgttgtgtgtgatgtcttcaagctactgggaccttgaatttcccctttggaatcaataaagtatctatctatctatctatctatctatctatttatctatctatctatctatctatctaaaaccAGCTTTTAAAGTGCAGCagaaaataatacataatagACTGTACATAGGCTACATGTGTTACAGACTATAAAGTCAACGTCATAAAGTACAACATCATCCATCTTTATAACATAAGACATGATTTgtgcatttttatatattttttcacagTTCTAACAACATAATCTGAGGCTGCAAAGCTTCACTGCTCATTTGAAACTCACTGGAATATCTTTTAAACTACACTTAATCTCAATGGATAGGAGGATGATAAGAAATATAACTTTCATATTGTGACAAATCTTTGCGGGCAGTGTAAACATTTATCTGTACAAGTAGTCTGCATGTATGTTGGCTGCTATCTCCGCCTCCCATCGGTCTCCATTGTTGAGCAGCTTCTCTTTGTTGTACAGCAACTCCTCGTGGGTCTCTGTGGAGAACTCAAAGTTTGGACCCTGAGGGAAGTAggattaaagaaagaaatacacatTAACCAAGTGTAGGTCTAAATCCACACAGATGATATAAAGTTTCAGGTTCGTTCTGCATTTAGGCTTTGATGGTAGATTGAGTAAATAATGCCCCATttgaaaatataataaaaaaaattctcattTGGTGAAGGTAGGAATTGACTTTAGGTAAGAAACCCGCATAATCAACCTATTGTATAGAAAGTTACAAGTTCCTGCTATAGGAAAGGACACTTCAACACTGTTGAATGATCCTAAAAACACTTAATTTGAAGCATACTGAAGCCTAGAGTGGTAAGTGTTGGCATGCGGAGTAAATAACTACTTGGCATGTAAATATGAAACTGATACTGATCTTATTTTGCACAAATATTCCTTGCCAATAACTTgaaataatcatttttattaaatacatatttcaaaacaacacacagttGTCTTTGCCAACAGCCACTTTGGTTCAGCTCCATAGAACATCCTATTCAATAAACAGGATACACGTATTCTTACCTCAACAATGGCATCAACAGGACAGGCTTCCTGGCAGAAGCCACAGTAGATACATTTGGTCATATCAATGTCATAGCGTGTAGTCCTCCTGCTGCCATCAGCTCGAGTCTCCGCTTCAATGGTAATGGCCTGGGTTCCACATAGGGATGAAAGGGAGGgcacaaaacaaagtcagacAGTACAGACACATATTTTGGCATTGACTTAATTACACCCTAAGCAGCAGGTATTGTGAGATTAATAGAGTAAAGAtggtgaggagagagagagagataaaacatTTGCTGTATTGGGCACCAGATAAAACAAAATTGTTATAAAGAAGAGACTATGTTGTTCAATTTAAAAACTCCATGTCACCATTAGAAAAAGTACAAGAAAATAGACACACTTGGATGCAGAATGGAAATATACATGACTaaggtttctgtttttgttttacatattttcaCCCCAAAAAAACCCAGATGTTTTAAGAGTTGCAGAATAGTTTACACTTTATAGTAAACAAGGTTGTCCTACAGTGATGACTGCTCAGAATGTGCATCAGCTTACAGAGAGTGCAGACAAAAACGAAGAGAAAAGACACTTAAGAGTTGCTGATAATGAATGATAGTCCCTAAAAATACCCTACAGTAACACGGATATCTAAATAGCAGAGaatgagtgtgtttttgttcaccTGAGCAGGGCAGACGGCCTCACACAGCTTACAGGCGATGCAGCGCTCCTCTCCATTAGGGTAGCGGCGGAGAGCGTGCTCTCCACG from Etheostoma spectabile isolate EspeVRDwgs_2016 chromosome 10, UIUC_Espe_1.0, whole genome shotgun sequence harbors:
- the ndufs8b gene encoding NADH:ubiquinone oxidoreductase core subunit S8b, giving the protein MSTALSLRLFHCYSKPGPFGYGPGAIRPFILSVQREGYKYVNAQELPTDLRSITDRAATTLLWTELFRGLAMTMSYLFREPATINYPFEKGPLSPRFRGEHALRRYPNGEERCIACKLCEAVCPAQAITIEAETRADGSRRTTRYDIDMTKCIYCGFCQEACPVDAIVEGPNFEFSTETHEELLYNKEKLLNNGDRWEAEIAANIHADYLYR